From a region of the Dyella jiangningensis genome:
- a CDS encoding oxidoreductase, with translation MNTPSPFRAFRIHNDDAGYRGGIETISADALSAGDVLVQVAYSSVNYKDALAGSGKGKILRQYPLNGGIDAAGTVVASTDPAFKEGDAVLCTGSGLSEVRDGGYGEYIRLPSAWTIPLPKGLSLRESMIIGTAGFTAALALLRMEDNRQTPALGPLAVTGATGGVGMLAIDIFTRAGYAVHAISGKNTHFDFLRDLGAAECIDRHQLVFSGKPMDSARFGGALDNVGGAMLAGLLPLIAPYGNVAICGNAGGIGFESTVMPFIIRGASLLGIASAGTARDIRDRVWERLATDWKPQHLERIATREVTLEQLPAIFDHMLAGESFGRTLVRVGADA, from the coding sequence ATGAATACCCCCTCCCCCTTTCGAGCCTTCCGCATCCACAACGACGACGCCGGCTACCGCGGCGGCATCGAGACGATCAGCGCCGATGCGCTGAGCGCCGGCGACGTGCTGGTGCAGGTGGCCTATTCCTCGGTCAATTACAAGGACGCGCTGGCCGGCAGCGGCAAGGGCAAGATCCTTCGCCAATATCCGCTCAATGGCGGCATCGACGCGGCTGGCACCGTAGTGGCCTCCACCGATCCCGCATTCAAGGAAGGCGACGCCGTGCTGTGCACCGGCAGCGGCCTTTCGGAGGTACGCGACGGCGGCTACGGCGAATACATCCGCCTGCCCTCGGCCTGGACCATCCCCTTGCCCAAAGGCCTCAGCCTGCGCGAGAGCATGATCATCGGTACCGCCGGCTTTACGGCCGCGCTCGCCCTGCTGCGCATGGAAGACAACCGCCAGACGCCGGCGCTCGGCCCGCTCGCAGTGACCGGTGCCACCGGCGGCGTGGGCATGCTGGCCATCGACATCTTCACGCGTGCCGGTTACGCCGTGCATGCGATCAGCGGCAAGAACACTCACTTCGATTTCCTGCGCGACCTCGGCGCGGCCGAATGCATTGATCGCCACCAGCTGGTCTTCAGCGGCAAGCCGATGGATTCGGCACGTTTTGGCGGCGCGCTGGACAACGTCGGCGGCGCCATGCTGGCCGGCCTGCTGCCGCTGATCGCGCCCTACGGCAACGTCGCCATTTGCGGCAACGCCGGCGGCATCGGCTTCGAAAGTACCGTGATGCCGTTCATCATTCGCGGCGCCAGCCTGCTGGGTATCGCCTCGGCCGGCACCGCGCGGGACATCCGCGACCGCGTATGGGAGCGTCTCGCCACGGATTGGAAGCCGCAACACCTGGAGCGCATCGCCACCCGCGAGGTGACGCTGGAGCAATTGCCGGCTATTTTCGATCACATGCTCGCAGGCGAGTCATTCGGGCGTACTCTGGTACGCGTGGGCGCCGACGCCTGA
- the pilH gene encoding twitching motility response regulator PilH, whose translation MARILIVDDSPSQLLGIKRIVEKLGHEALTAEDGAAGVEAARRERPDLILMDVVMPNLNGFQATRTISKDPDTSHIPVVLVTTKDQETDKVWGLRQGAKAYVTKPIKEEELVTTLKELLPA comes from the coding sequence ATGGCACGCATCCTGATCGTCGACGATTCGCCGTCGCAGTTGCTGGGCATCAAGCGCATCGTCGAAAAGCTCGGGCACGAGGCGCTCACCGCGGAAGATGGCGCGGCGGGTGTCGAGGCGGCCAGGCGCGAACGCCCTGATCTGATCCTGATGGACGTGGTGATGCCGAACCTCAACGGTTTCCAGGCCACCCGCACCATCAGCAAGGACCCGGATACCTCGCATATCCCGGTCGTGCTGGTGACCACCAAGGACCAGGAAACCGACAAGGTATGGGGCCTGCGTCAGGGCGCGAAGGCCTATGTCACCAAGCCGATCAAGGAAGAGGAACTGGTGACCACGCTCAAGGAGCTGCTGCCCGCCTGA
- a CDS encoding DnaJ C-terminal domain-containing protein — protein sequence MEFKDYYDILGVKPEATEAEIKAAYRKLAKKYHPDRNKEAGAEEKFKAINEANEVLRDTEKRRAYDELRAGGYRGGEQFRPPPGWGQGHGFDFGGDSGGDFSDFFESLFGRGGAGQRGAPRARRGGDVHAHVQIDLQTAFDGGRTRLALQDGHGGERVLEVKIPAGIQPGQVIRLAGQGHGGSGGAPSGDLLLEVGIRDDARFRLDGRNVLHVLPIAPWEAALGATVPVPTLAGTVDLRIPAGSQSGRKLRLKGRGLPGAHPGDQLVELSIRTPVADSDEQRKAYESLRDAFEGYDPRH from the coding sequence GTGGAATTCAAAGACTATTACGACATCCTGGGCGTAAAGCCCGAGGCGACAGAAGCCGAGATCAAGGCGGCCTATCGCAAGCTGGCCAAGAAGTACCACCCCGACCGCAACAAGGAAGCGGGCGCGGAAGAGAAGTTCAAGGCGATCAACGAAGCGAACGAAGTGCTTCGTGATACCGAGAAACGTCGCGCCTACGACGAGCTGCGTGCCGGCGGTTATCGCGGTGGCGAACAGTTCCGTCCGCCGCCGGGTTGGGGCCAGGGCCACGGCTTCGATTTCGGTGGCGACAGCGGCGGTGATTTCAGCGATTTCTTCGAGAGCCTGTTTGGCCGGGGCGGTGCCGGTCAGCGCGGTGCGCCGCGCGCGCGTCGTGGCGGTGATGTGCATGCACACGTGCAGATCGACCTGCAGACCGCGTTCGACGGTGGTCGCACGCGGCTGGCCCTGCAGGACGGACACGGTGGCGAGCGCGTGCTGGAAGTGAAGATTCCCGCGGGCATCCAGCCGGGACAGGTGATCCGCCTGGCAGGACAAGGCCATGGGGGAAGTGGCGGTGCACCCAGCGGCGACCTGTTGCTCGAGGTAGGCATTCGCGACGATGCGCGCTTCAGGCTGGATGGCCGCAACGTGTTGCACGTGTTGCCCATCGCGCCGTGGGAGGCTGCCCTCGGCGCCACGGTGCCGGTGCCTACCCTGGCTGGTACGGTGGACCTGCGCATTCCTGCGGGATCGCAATCGGGTCGCAAGCTGCGGCTCAAGGGGCGTGGCCTGCCAGGCGCGCATCCGGGTGACCAACTGGTGGAGCTGTCGATCCGTACGCCGGTCGCCGACAGCGACGAGCAGCGCAAGGCCTACGAGTCGTTGCGCGATGCGTTCGAGGGATACGACCCTCGGCACTGA
- a CDS encoding peroxiredoxin: MSIKVGQTLPDAEIRAIGESIEQTHTGALFAGRKVVMFAVPGAFTPTCSNKHLPGYVQHFTEFQARGIEVMCLAVNDAYVMQAWATSQNVPHGMLMLADGNGSFTRALGLELDGSGYGMGLRSRRFALYAEDGVVKQLQVEAPGEFRVSSAEAMLEATA, translated from the coding sequence ATGAGCATCAAGGTCGGCCAGACCCTGCCCGATGCCGAGATCCGCGCGATCGGCGAAAGCATCGAACAGACCCATACCGGCGCACTGTTCGCCGGCCGCAAGGTGGTGATGTTCGCCGTGCCCGGTGCCTTCACGCCCACCTGCTCGAACAAGCACCTGCCGGGCTATGTCCAGCATTTCACCGAATTCCAGGCGCGAGGCATCGAGGTGATGTGCCTTGCCGTGAACGACGCCTACGTCATGCAGGCCTGGGCCACGTCCCAGAACGTGCCCCACGGCATGCTGATGCTGGCCGACGGCAACGGCAGCTTCACCCGCGCACTGGGCCTGGAACTGGATGGCAGCGGCTATGGCATGGGCCTGCGCTCGCGCCGTTTCGCGCTGTACGCCGAAGATGGCGTGGTGAAGCAGTTGCAGGTCGAGGCGCCGGGCGAATTCCGCGTGTCGTCCGCCGAGGCCATGCTCGAAGCCACGGCCTGA
- a CDS encoding DUF427 domain-containing protein yields MNSRVQRIPGPDHPIEVTPDASHIVVRIGGRVLADTRSALTLREASYPPVHYIPRKDVDMSLLERTDHQTYCPYKGDCSYYSIPLGGDRSVNAVWTYEHPYDAVAPIKDHLAFYTTRVDDISVTPA; encoded by the coding sequence ATGAACAGCCGCGTTCAGCGGATTCCCGGTCCCGATCATCCGATCGAGGTCACGCCCGACGCTTCCCATATCGTCGTTCGCATCGGCGGCCGCGTGCTGGCCGATACACGGTCCGCGCTCACCCTGCGCGAGGCGTCCTACCCGCCGGTGCATTACATCCCGCGCAAGGACGTGGACATGTCGCTGCTCGAACGCACCGACCACCAGACCTATTGCCCATACAAGGGTGACTGCTCGTACTACAGTATTCCACTGGGCGGAGACCGTTCGGTCAACGCCGTGTGGACCTACGAGCATCCCTACGATGCCGTGGCGCCCATCAAGGACCATCTCGCGTTCTACACGACCCGGGTCGACGACATCAGCGTGACGCCCGCCTGA
- a CDS encoding amidohydrolase family protein produces the protein MKLECASAFVIAAVLAFASSDIHAQTTPTNEQGAFVLHKFARAIGKETYTIERKDGQLLLTSDFLFTDRGTPVPLKTEYRATDEAHPLSLTTRGHSSRSSELNDDFAIDATRAHVSLVRDGKKTLYPANDHTFLMDGYSPVAMQQMLMRYWLSQGHPGRIAAPPGNDIHIQPTSDLHIKLADRDVTLHGYQVSGLAWGSEALWMDDNNQLAALVTRDAEFDHFEAVREAYEPALGTFIQRAANDGLATLAQLAAQARQPIVKRLVVTHATLIDGTGAPAQSDVSVFMEDGRITRIAHAKDHASTKGYDIVDGHGKFLIPGLWDMHAHYEQVEWGPVYLASGITTVRDCGNIFDFITAVRDAIDQGRGIGPRILMAGVIDGTGPITLGAVVADTPEQAKAWVKRYKDVGARQIKIYSSMKPELVPVITAEAHRLGMTVTGHVPEGMTSEQVVKDGFDGINHIHFVARDLLHMERNKPLPPLDFTTPDATRQLALFREHHTVIDDTIVLFETQMHPQTTPLSAIEPGITHVAPELAAALDSPGVSAERAKRYDYLLATLRELHRQGLPIVAGTDQAIPGYSLHRELEIYVQAGFTPMEALMAATSVPARVMGLENEVGTLTVGKRADMVLLDADPLADIHNTRRIAKTIEAGAVYDPVPLWRSVGFRP, from the coding sequence ATGAAGCTGGAGTGTGCAAGTGCGTTCGTCATCGCCGCTGTCCTCGCTTTCGCCTCATCGGATATCCACGCGCAGACAACCCCGACGAACGAACAAGGTGCGTTCGTGCTGCACAAGTTCGCGCGAGCGATCGGCAAGGAGACCTATACGATCGAGCGCAAGGATGGGCAACTGCTGCTCACCTCCGATTTCCTGTTCACCGATCGCGGCACACCGGTGCCGCTCAAGACCGAATACCGTGCGACCGATGAGGCGCATCCGCTTTCCTTGACGACCCGCGGCCATTCCTCGCGCTCCAGCGAATTGAACGATGATTTCGCCATCGATGCGACGCGCGCCCACGTATCGCTCGTGCGCGATGGCAAGAAGACGCTTTATCCGGCCAACGACCACACCTTCCTGATGGACGGCTATTCGCCGGTCGCCATGCAGCAGATGCTGATGAGGTACTGGCTTTCGCAGGGCCACCCCGGGCGCATCGCCGCGCCGCCCGGCAACGACATCCATATCCAGCCCACGTCCGATCTCCACATCAAGCTTGCCGATCGCGATGTCACCCTGCACGGCTACCAGGTGTCCGGCCTGGCATGGGGCAGCGAAGCGCTATGGATGGACGACAACAACCAGTTGGCCGCCCTGGTCACGCGTGATGCCGAATTCGATCATTTCGAGGCTGTGCGCGAAGCCTACGAGCCGGCGCTCGGCACCTTCATCCAGCGCGCCGCCAACGATGGCCTGGCCACGCTGGCCCAGCTCGCCGCCCAGGCCCGGCAGCCGATCGTCAAGCGTCTCGTCGTCACGCATGCCACATTGATCGACGGCACCGGCGCACCGGCGCAAAGCGACGTCTCCGTGTTCATGGAAGATGGACGCATTACGCGCATCGCACATGCCAAGGATCATGCATCGACCAAGGGATATGACATCGTCGACGGGCACGGCAAGTTCCTCATCCCTGGGCTGTGGGACATGCACGCGCATTACGAGCAGGTCGAATGGGGACCGGTGTACCTGGCCTCCGGCATTACCACCGTGCGCGATTGCGGCAACATCTTCGACTTCATTACCGCAGTGCGCGACGCCATCGACCAGGGGCGCGGCATTGGCCCACGCATCCTGATGGCTGGTGTCATCGATGGCACCGGGCCGATCACCCTGGGTGCGGTCGTTGCGGACACCCCTGAACAGGCCAAGGCATGGGTCAAACGCTACAAGGACGTCGGCGCGCGACAGATCAAGATCTACAGCAGCATGAAGCCGGAACTGGTACCGGTGATCACGGCCGAAGCGCACCGCCTGGGCATGACGGTGACAGGCCACGTGCCTGAGGGCATGACGTCCGAACAGGTCGTCAAGGATGGCTTCGACGGCATCAACCACATCCATTTCGTCGCGCGCGACCTGCTGCACATGGAGCGCAACAAACCGCTGCCGCCGCTGGACTTCACCACGCCGGATGCGACGCGCCAGCTGGCGCTGTTCCGCGAACACCACACCGTCATCGACGACACCATCGTCCTGTTCGAGACACAGATGCATCCGCAGACGACGCCGCTCAGCGCGATCGAGCCCGGCATCACGCACGTGGCGCCCGAACTCGCCGCGGCGCTGGACAGCCCCGGCGTGTCCGCTGAGCGCGCCAAGCGCTACGACTATCTGCTCGCCACCTTGCGCGAACTGCATCGACAGGGCCTTCCCATCGTTGCGGGTACGGATCAGGCCATTCCCGGCTATTCGCTGCACCGCGAACTGGAAATCTACGTCCAGGCCGGCTTCACGCCGATGGAAGCATTGATGGCGGCGACGAGCGTGCCGGCACGAGTCATGGGCCTGGAGAACGAAGTCGGCACGTTGACCGTGGGCAAGCGAGCCGACATGGTGCTGCTCGACGCCGATCCGCTGGCCGACATCCACAACACGCGACGCATCGCCAAGACCATCGAGGCAGGCGCGGTCTACGACCCGGTGCCACTATGGCGATCGGTGGGCTTCAGGCCGTGA
- the gyrA gene encoding DNA gyrase subunit A yields MAELAKEVIRVNIEDEMRQSYLDYAMSVIVGRALPDVRDGLKPVHRRVLFAMNELGNAWNKPYKKSARVVGDVIGKYHPHGDASVYDTIVRMAQAFSLRYMLVDGQGNFGSVDGDNAAAMRYTEVRMASLTHELLADIDKDTVDFGPNYDESEQEPLVLPTRVPNLLINGSSGIAVGMATNVPPHNLNEVIAATIALIDDPTLSVDDLMHYVPGPDFPTAGIINGSSGIIEAYRTGRGRILVRAKTEIETESNGRETILVHELPYQVNKARLIEKIAELVKEKKIEGISELRDESDKDGMRVVIEIRRDAMADVVLNNLFQQTQLQVTFGINMVALLDGQPRLLNLKDILEAFIRHRREVVTRRTIFELRKARARAHILEGLTVALANIDEMIELIRTSASPQEARERMLARKWQPGMVATLLQAAGAEASRPEDMDPRDGLKAEGYQLSEVQAQEILAMRLHRLTGLEQEKLSDEYRQVLETIRGLIQILEDPARLLAVIRDELIVINEEFGDKRRTEIQHSQEDLNVLDLIAPEDVVVTLSHTGYVKRQPASTYRAQRRGGKGRSASALKDEDFVEQLWVVNTHDTLLTFTSTGRVYWLNVYQMPESGPNARGKPMVNLLPLGEGEKVQAVLPVREYTEDRFVFFATKQGTVKKTPLTEFAFQLQKGKIAINLDEGDALVNVALTDGNSDVLLFASNGKTVRFDESEVRSMGRTATGVRGMRLADDASVVSLIVAAEGDILTATERGYGKRTALDEFPKKGRGTQGVIGIQCSERNGALVAATQVTEAHEMMLISDQGTLVRTRVAEVSQLSRNTQGVTLIRLPADEKLVSVVRLDAETENGEGEEGAAPDAIGDDVSTASDAAGGDVPETGDDTPGDGE; encoded by the coding sequence GGCGACGCCTCGGTCTACGACACGATCGTGCGCATGGCGCAGGCCTTCTCGCTGCGCTACATGCTGGTCGACGGCCAGGGCAACTTCGGTTCGGTCGACGGCGACAACGCGGCGGCGATGCGATACACCGAAGTGCGCATGGCGAGCCTCACGCACGAGCTGCTGGCCGACATCGACAAGGACACCGTCGACTTCGGTCCCAACTACGACGAAAGTGAGCAGGAGCCGCTGGTCCTGCCGACGCGCGTGCCGAACCTGCTGATCAATGGTTCGTCGGGTATCGCGGTCGGCATGGCGACCAACGTGCCGCCGCACAACCTCAACGAAGTCATCGCCGCGACCATCGCGCTGATCGACGATCCGACGCTGTCGGTCGATGACCTCATGCACTATGTTCCCGGGCCGGATTTCCCGACCGCGGGCATCATCAACGGTTCGTCCGGCATCATCGAGGCGTATCGCACGGGTCGCGGCCGCATCCTGGTGCGCGCCAAGACCGAGATCGAGACCGAATCCAACGGCCGCGAGACCATCCTCGTCCACGAACTGCCGTATCAGGTGAACAAGGCTCGCCTGATCGAGAAGATCGCCGAGCTGGTCAAGGAAAAGAAGATCGAAGGCATCAGCGAACTGCGCGACGAGTCCGACAAGGACGGCATGCGCGTGGTGATCGAGATCCGTCGCGACGCGATGGCCGACGTGGTGCTCAACAACCTGTTCCAGCAGACCCAGCTGCAGGTGACGTTCGGCATCAACATGGTCGCGCTTTTGGACGGCCAGCCGCGCCTGCTGAATCTCAAGGACATCCTCGAGGCCTTCATCCGCCACCGCCGCGAAGTGGTGACGCGCCGCACCATCTTCGAGCTGCGCAAGGCGCGTGCGCGTGCGCACATCCTCGAAGGCCTCACCGTCGCGCTCGCCAACATCGACGAGATGATCGAGCTGATCCGCACCTCGGCGTCGCCGCAGGAAGCGCGTGAGCGCATGCTGGCGCGCAAGTGGCAGCCGGGCATGGTGGCCACGCTGCTGCAGGCCGCGGGCGCGGAAGCCTCGCGTCCGGAAGACATGGACCCGCGTGACGGCCTCAAGGCCGAGGGCTACCAGCTGTCCGAAGTGCAGGCTCAGGAAATCCTGGCGATGCGCCTGCATCGCCTCACCGGGCTGGAGCAGGAAAAGCTCTCGGACGAATACCGCCAGGTGCTGGAGACGATCCGCGGCCTGATCCAGATCCTGGAAGATCCCGCACGCCTGCTCGCGGTGATCCGCGACGAGCTGATCGTGATCAACGAGGAGTTCGGCGACAAGCGTCGTACCGAGATCCAGCATTCGCAGGAAGACCTCAACGTCCTCGACCTGATCGCGCCGGAAGACGTCGTGGTCACGCTGTCGCACACCGGCTACGTGAAACGTCAGCCGGCCAGCACGTATCGCGCGCAGCGCCGCGGCGGCAAGGGTCGTTCGGCCTCGGCGTTGAAGGATGAGGATTTCGTCGAGCAGCTGTGGGTGGTGAATACCCATGACACGCTGCTCACCTTCACCAGCACCGGCCGCGTGTACTGGCTCAACGTGTACCAGATGCCGGAGTCCGGTCCGAACGCGCGCGGCAAGCCGATGGTGAACCTGCTGCCGCTGGGCGAGGGCGAGAAGGTACAGGCCGTGCTGCCGGTGCGCGAATACACTGAAGATCGCTTCGTGTTCTTCGCCACCAAGCAGGGCACGGTGAAGAAGACGCCGCTCACCGAGTTCGCGTTCCAGCTGCAGAAGGGCAAGATCGCCATCAACCTCGACGAGGGCGATGCGCTGGTCAACGTCGCGCTGACCGATGGCAACAGCGACGTGCTGCTGTTCGCCTCCAACGGCAAGACGGTGCGCTTCGACGAGTCGGAAGTGCGCTCCATGGGCCGTACCGCCACCGGCGTGCGCGGCATGCGGCTGGCGGACGATGCCTCCGTGGTGTCGCTGATCGTGGCGGCCGAGGGCGACATCCTTACCGCGACCGAGCGTGGCTACGGCAAGCGCACGGCGCTCGACGAGTTCCCGAAAAAGGGGCGTGGCACGCAGGGCGTGATCGGCATCCAGTGTTCCGAACGCAACGGTGCGCTGGTCGCGGCAACCCAGGTCACCGAAGCGCACGAGATGATGCTGATCTCCGACCAGGGCACGCTGGTGCGTACCCGCGTGGCGGAAGTCTCGCAGCTCAGCCGCAACACGCAGGGCGTGACGCTGATCCGCCTGCCCGCGGACGAGAAGCTGGTCAGCGTGGTTCGTCTCGATGCGGAAACGGAGAACGGTGAAGGCGAAGAGGGCGCAGCCCCCGACGCGATCGGTGATGACGTATCCACGGCGTCTGACGCAGCCGGCGGCGATGTGCCCGAAACCGGTGATGACACGCCCGGCGACGGCGAGTGA